Proteins found in one Humidesulfovibrio mexicanus genomic segment:
- a CDS encoding autotransporter outer membrane beta-barrel domain-containing protein: protein MLRKIIAPLLALLLCAAAAHAATPYNMGPFVLYVRSTGESFHEEEGTKTATGDFSAAELASIRGGMDYWVERLGSQFDSKLIVNLAKVANASGSAYSWSPDTGRADEDALLYIARGQYHAPLPAYGYHTGIVFEVDYTTTPTRLLLDDNSITSTMTHEMMHALGMGGTLHAADESAASWELTKWTINADSAWGSRLYDVNGVRAVTGTTVFDPARSAARSNGDFVMPNLNADPTQAMAAHPGQVSFFPTFHGDAVDALTGGKGMPVMAGLYGNYDLDEGNVLGHPALLGSIMSYSPIRNMLFTELELAVLKDMGYSITLSEFFGKSYFPTNLGGFLTTDTAMPAGRSGAYLAESAATVVNTLGFNGAASYATGLHVYRDRLDVTQAADINASGHGAGGIRVDGVGNTVTVPAGVTVAADGSYGTGVLVSYGRENVLNLDGRVSAAGDMGIGVHMGIGMDGVVSYFHKAGVNALTNADDRYFYNKMGSDLNGALVSELNISGTLSGNLAAVKIEDDSHVAAINLKRGASLDGDILSAWNPWKSTFIPGAASGYVTQLNVGVLDAALTPDPAFSMRYDDDITGPAGISLNVKGGVFAFNGEFKGLDATVDAGATLKGSGSYLLYGDGTDPRQAAAGQGALVNNGTVAPGNSIGTMNIDGDFTNNGDLRMEFNDAGQSDTITASGAFVHNGGTGATVTVTPEAGYYLGTVTIPFAGMFSGGAGSSLPTGIDALAAPSSPTLTMVLSAGPVYTVTTTRAAAAYSQFASSGNAAGVGKALDALSGQATGDMQNLLAALDFSAADGSGIAAALQQLSPQAFNSAAQASLDGNQMLTGSLLGAMLAAPAPAMAGRSSGQEQEPWTAFVMPYGGSQTSKTIGSTPGYSGSDVGLFGGVERSFDGGLTAGLHAAYSHRQVDTRLGLGSQTRTDGLHLGAQALLRPAAWGGGFVYGIGRVGIENSASERKVVAGGFRRTSRGEWVGLAGAASLGAGWGWTLGPLSIGPVAGLDYGWSWRPGFEERGGGAADLKLESAGTQTLRSALGMQTGIGADVGGGYGLEAGLSARWMRELLGGGHTSKASFVSNGSQSFEAMAPTTGRDSLALQGDLTLLRGGDFSCTAFAGTELFRTGYSSILGGVTLGWAF from the coding sequence ATGCTCCGAAAAATCATCGCCCCGCTCCTGGCCCTGCTGCTCTGCGCCGCCGCCGCCCATGCCGCCACGCCCTACAACATGGGACCATTCGTCCTGTACGTGCGCAGCACCGGAGAAAGCTTTCACGAGGAGGAGGGGACCAAGACCGCCACCGGCGACTTCTCCGCCGCCGAGCTGGCCAGCATACGGGGCGGCATGGACTACTGGGTGGAGCGCCTGGGCAGCCAGTTCGACTCGAAGCTCATCGTCAACCTGGCCAAGGTGGCCAACGCCAGCGGCTCCGCCTACAGCTGGAGCCCCGACACGGGCAGGGCCGACGAGGACGCCCTGCTCTACATCGCCCGGGGGCAGTACCACGCCCCGCTCCCCGCCTACGGCTACCACACGGGGATCGTTTTCGAGGTCGACTACACCACCACTCCCACGCGCCTGCTGCTGGACGACAACTCCATCACCTCCACCATGACCCACGAAATGATGCACGCCCTGGGCATGGGGGGGACGCTGCATGCGGCGGACGAAAGCGCGGCCTCGTGGGAGCTGACCAAATGGACCATCAACGCCGACTCCGCCTGGGGTTCGCGCCTGTACGACGTCAACGGGGTCCGGGCCGTCACCGGCACAACGGTCTTCGATCCGGCCAGATCCGCCGCGCGCTCCAACGGCGACTTCGTCATGCCGAACCTGAACGCCGACCCCACCCAGGCCATGGCCGCGCATCCGGGCCAGGTAAGCTTTTTCCCCACCTTCCACGGCGACGCGGTGGACGCCCTCACCGGGGGCAAGGGAATGCCTGTCATGGCCGGACTCTACGGCAACTACGACCTGGACGAAGGCAACGTGCTGGGGCACCCGGCCTTGCTCGGCTCCATCATGTCCTACTCCCCAATACGCAATATGCTCTTCACCGAGCTTGAGCTCGCCGTGCTCAAGGACATGGGCTACTCCATCACCCTCTCGGAGTTCTTCGGCAAGAGCTACTTCCCCACCAACCTTGGCGGCTTCTTGACCACTGACACGGCCATGCCAGCCGGGCGCTCCGGAGCCTACTTGGCGGAAAGCGCGGCCACGGTGGTCAACACCCTGGGATTCAACGGCGCGGCCTCCTACGCCACGGGCCTGCACGTGTACCGCGACCGGCTGGACGTCACCCAGGCGGCGGACATCAACGCCAGCGGGCACGGTGCCGGGGGCATACGCGTGGACGGCGTGGGCAACACCGTCACCGTGCCCGCTGGGGTCACGGTGGCGGCCGACGGCTCGTACGGAACCGGCGTGCTGGTGTCCTATGGCAGGGAAAACGTCCTGAACCTCGACGGCCGGGTTTCCGCCGCAGGCGACATGGGCATCGGCGTGCACATGGGCATAGGCATGGACGGTGTGGTCTCCTACTTCCACAAAGCGGGCGTGAACGCCCTCACCAACGCCGACGACCGCTACTTCTACAACAAGATGGGCTCGGACCTGAACGGCGCCCTTGTAAGCGAGCTGAACATCTCCGGCACGCTGTCCGGCAACTTGGCCGCGGTCAAGATCGAGGACGACTCCCATGTGGCGGCCATAAACCTCAAGCGAGGGGCCAGCCTGGACGGCGACATCCTCTCGGCCTGGAATCCCTGGAAGAGCACATTCATCCCCGGAGCGGCCAGCGGCTACGTCACGCAGCTCAACGTGGGCGTGCTGGACGCGGCCCTCACCCCGGACCCGGCCTTCTCCATGCGCTACGACGACGACATCACCGGCCCTGCAGGCATCAGCCTGAACGTCAAGGGCGGGGTCTTCGCCTTCAACGGCGAATTCAAGGGCCTGGACGCCACCGTGGACGCCGGGGCCACCCTGAAGGGCTCGGGCAGCTACCTGCTCTACGGCGACGGCACGGATCCCAGACAGGCGGCGGCGGGCCAGGGCGCGCTGGTGAACAACGGCACCGTGGCCCCGGGGAACAGCATCGGCACCATGAACATAGACGGCGACTTCACCAATAACGGCGACCTGCGCATGGAGTTCAACGATGCAGGCCAGTCCGACACCATCACAGCCAGCGGGGCCTTTGTGCACAACGGCGGGACCGGCGCCACCGTCACGGTGACGCCCGAGGCAGGCTACTACCTGGGCACGGTGACCATCCCCTTCGCCGGGATGTTCAGCGGCGGCGCTGGCAGCTCCCTGCCCACGGGCATAGACGCCCTGGCCGCGCCCAGCTCGCCCACCCTCACCATGGTGCTCTCCGCCGGGCCGGTGTACACCGTCACCACCACGCGCGCGGCGGCGGCCTACAGCCAGTTCGCCTCCAGCGGCAACGCCGCCGGGGTGGGCAAGGCCCTGGACGCCCTCTCCGGCCAGGCCACGGGCGACATGCAGAACCTGCTGGCCGCACTCGACTTCTCCGCCGCCGACGGTTCCGGCATCGCCGCAGCCCTGCAGCAGCTCTCGCCCCAGGCCTTCAACAGCGCCGCCCAGGCCTCCCTGGACGGCAACCAGATGCTCACGGGTTCGCTCCTCGGTGCCATGCTGGCCGCCCCGGCCCCGGCCATGGCGGGCCGCAGCTCCGGCCAGGAGCAGGAACCCTGGACCGCCTTCGTCATGCCCTACGGCGGCAGCCAGACAAGCAAGACCATCGGCTCCACGCCCGGCTACTCCGGTTCGGACGTGGGGCTTTTCGGCGGGGTGGAGCGCAGCTTCGACGGCGGTCTCACCGCGGGCCTGCACGCAGCCTATTCCCACCGGCAGGTGGACACGCGACTGGGGCTGGGGTCGCAGACCCGCACCGACGGCCTGCACCTGGGCGCACAGGCCCTGCTGCGGCCAGCGGCCTGGGGCGGCGGCTTCGTGTACGGCATCGGCCGCGTGGGCATTGAGAACAGCGCCTCCGAGCGCAAGGTGGTTGCTGGCGGCTTCCGGCGCACCAGCCGGGGCGAATGGGTGGGCCTTGCGGGCGCGGCCAGCCTGGGCGCGGGCTGGGGCTGGACGCTCGGCCCCCTGAGCATCGGCCCCGTGGCCGGGCTGGACTACGGCTGGTCCTGGCGGCCGGGTTTCGAGGAGCGCGGCGGCGGCGCGGCCGACCTCAAGCTCGAATCCGCCGGAACGCAGACCCTGCGCTCGGCCCTGGGAATGCAAACGGGCATCGGCGCAGATGTGGGTGGCGGATACGGACTGGAGGCCGGGCTCAGCGCGCGTTGGATGCGCGAACTCCTCGGCGGCGGGCACACGTCGAAGGCCTCCTTCGTCAGCAACGGCTCGCAGTCCTTCGAGGCCATGGCCCCCACCACCGGGCGCGACAGCCTGGCCCTGCAGGGGGACCTGACGCTCTTGCGCGGCGGCGACTTCAGCTGCACGGCCTTCGCGGGCACGGAGCTCTTCCGCACGGGCTATTCGTCCATCCTGGGCGGCGTCACCCTGGGCTGGGCCTTTTAG
- a CDS encoding RHS repeat domain-containing protein produces the protein MTTPAPSPFLLIKRDARDPRRGRIAERTLNLGGEAEIRRYAYDSAGRLARVADGSGGLLESYQYDHEGRRLADINPQRIPLGGCRGERRYSYSLGDRLLQAGPVQYGHAKAGFRNLKIEDTSSNPRETRYQYEPSGLLLRVDLPDGRRIEYAYDAKGQRTEKRVNGGIVEAYRWLDPLRLSEFHDGREWWRLAYLEGRTPVGVTNGDDSYLLCCDQVGTPLALATVDGHTVQTMQYDSFGNLLQVRGDVVRLPIGFAGGQYDADTGLTRFVWRDYDADTGRFTALDPVGAKGGDDDWYGYCVDDPVNRTDACGLESEGAKGGDKPYYCRWSKCDDNGTLQGDYKPIEGDKAALPFLLDFSVPVGGKRYTILPSEIDPFREYYERNQKEED, from the coding sequence ATGACCACGCCCGCGCCCTCCCCATTCCTTCTGATTAAACGCGACGCCAGAGACCCCCGAAGGGGGCGCATCGCAGAGCGCACCCTGAACCTCGGCGGCGAGGCCGAAATCCGGCGTTACGCGTATGATTCCGCCGGTCGCCTCGCCCGCGTCGCCGATGGCTCGGGCGGCCTGCTGGAGTCCTACCAGTACGACCACGAAGGTCGCCGCCTCGCCGACATCAACCCGCAGCGCATCCCACTTGGAGGATGTCGGGGCGAGCGGCGCTACAGCTACAGCCTGGGCGACCGGCTGCTCCAGGCCGGACCCGTCCAGTACGGCCACGCCAAGGCGGGCTTCCGCAACCTGAAGATTGAGGACACTTCCTCAAATCCACGCGAGACTCGATACCAGTACGAACCTTCGGGTCTGCTGCTGCGGGTGGACCTGCCGGACGGCAGGCGCATCGAATACGCCTACGACGCCAAGGGCCAGCGCACCGAGAAACGTGTGAATGGGGGCATTGTCGAAGCTTATCGCTGGCTCGATCCGCTGCGGCTCTCGGAATTTCACGACGGACGCGAGTGGTGGCGGCTGGCGTACCTTGAGGGCCGGACGCCCGTTGGCGTGACGAACGGCGACGACTCGTATTTGCTGTGCTGCGACCAAGTCGGCACACCGCTGGCCCTTGCCACAGTGGATGGCCATACTGTACAAACGATGCAATACGACAGCTTCGGCAACCTGTTGCAGGTCCGGGGCGATGTGGTGCGCCTGCCCATAGGCTTCGCAGGCGGGCAATATGACGCCGACACCGGCCTGACGCGTTTTGTCTGGCGCGACTACGACGCCGACACCGGCCGCTTCACCGCCCTCGACCCCGTGGGCGCAAAAGGCGGAGATGATGACTGGTACGGCTATTGCGTCGATGACCCGGTCAATAGGACGGATGCGTGTGGGCTGGAAAGCGAGGGCGCAAAGGGCGGCGACAAGCCGTACTACTGCAGGTGGTCCAAATGTGACGACAACGGGACGTTGCAAGGTGACTATAAACCGATTGAGGGCGATAAAGCCGCCCTGCCTTTCCTGTTGGACTTTTCCGTTCCGGTCGGCGGAAAGCGGTACACTATTTTACCGTCGGAGATTGATCCTTTCCGGGAATACTACGAGCGGAACCAAAAGGAAGAAGACTAA
- the feoB gene encoding ferrous iron transport protein B, whose amino-acid sequence MSRQSHLVALAGQPNCGKSTLFNMLTGARQHVANYPGVTVEKRSGRTRVGRYELELVDLPGIYGLTSYSLEERVARDFLLHDRPRAVLAVLDAANLRRGLYLVLQLLEMGLPLAVDVNMTDVAERRGTPVDAEALSRALGVPVVRSVGSRGTGAQDIRMVLAELIQRQPQSRSGHILDYGPLEEAIAPLEAAIHEEVRLRVAYSARWLAIKLLEGDEAACELLERLHTSPARVRNLCLELRAAFASGAGMDPARHVAAVRNRAARNVAAHAQMAPSAQCRTTVTERLDAVVLHRFWGPVFLVGVLLALYQAAIGVGDGLGEELRGALTSVEDWVGLALPAQGFLEDPLLRSLGIWTVQGVTAILGYLPVFLLLFGCIALLEDSGYMPRMAFLLDRLFRRFGLHGQSTLPLILGGVYLGGCAIPAIMTTRGIPDERARLTTILVAPMMNCLAKVPLHLILIGAYFADTQGLALFFISTVTLFMALPVAKALSLTAASSLPRAPFLMELPPYHLPTARAVAARALERSLLFVKKIMGVVLAVSVVVFALITFPGLDEADAQRSRKAGDAALERFLAEARALPGLEGLNQAETVRLLAFAADWRSERAAAETPAAQSVVDSRFAAKNPLWLALAAGQSPSAQGPAKALRDLAATRKALRAELRQKVFAASFLGMAGRALEPVTRAAGFDWRINIALLSAFAAKENAAMSLGAIYGLEAGEEDEPSPADLLAAEGEVMPVAGAPAAAERGVEAGMLAGSGFTPLHALSLMLFMALYPPCLPAAMTVRLASGSTRWMLFSMAFQTLLGLAVASLVYTGAKLLGLSGWQAMWAFYALCVAATLGMALLPEERRRKARATDSVRSAPALRAQ is encoded by the coding sequence GTGAGCCGCCAAAGCCATCTTGTGGCCCTTGCGGGCCAGCCAAACTGCGGCAAGTCCACCCTGTTCAACATGCTCACCGGGGCGCGCCAGCATGTGGCCAACTACCCCGGCGTCACGGTGGAAAAGCGCTCCGGCCGCACGCGGGTCGGGCGCTACGAACTGGAGCTGGTGGACCTGCCGGGCATCTACGGACTGACATCGTACTCCCTGGAAGAGCGCGTGGCCCGCGACTTTCTGCTGCACGACAGGCCGCGCGCCGTGCTTGCCGTGCTGGACGCCGCAAACCTGCGGCGGGGGCTGTACCTGGTGCTCCAGTTGCTGGAGATGGGCTTGCCGCTCGCCGTGGACGTGAACATGACCGACGTGGCCGAGCGCCGGGGAACCCCGGTTGACGCCGAGGCGCTCTCTCGCGCGCTGGGCGTGCCCGTGGTCCGCTCCGTGGGCTCGCGCGGGACGGGCGCGCAGGACATCAGAATGGTCCTGGCGGAGCTCATCCAGAGGCAGCCGCAGTCCCGATCAGGACACATCCTCGACTACGGTCCTCTGGAAGAGGCCATCGCCCCGCTTGAGGCGGCGATACACGAGGAGGTGCGCCTGCGCGTGGCCTATTCCGCGCGCTGGCTGGCCATAAAACTTCTTGAGGGCGACGAGGCCGCCTGTGAACTGCTTGAGCGTCTGCACACATCCCCGGCGCGGGTGCGCAACCTGTGCCTGGAATTGCGCGCGGCCTTCGCTTCCGGCGCGGGCATGGACCCGGCGCGGCATGTGGCCGCAGTGCGCAACCGGGCCGCGCGTAATGTGGCCGCCCACGCGCAGATGGCGCCGTCTGCGCAGTGCCGGACCACCGTCACCGAGCGTCTGGACGCCGTGGTCCTGCATCGGTTCTGGGGGCCTGTGTTCCTGGTCGGGGTGCTGCTGGCCCTCTACCAGGCGGCCATCGGCGTGGGCGACGGGCTGGGCGAGGAACTTCGCGGCGCGCTCACGTCCGTGGAGGACTGGGTGGGGCTGGCGCTGCCCGCCCAGGGCTTTCTGGAGGACCCGCTGCTGCGCTCCCTGGGCATCTGGACCGTGCAGGGGGTCACGGCCATTCTGGGCTATCTGCCGGTGTTCCTGCTGCTCTTCGGCTGCATCGCCCTGCTGGAGGACAGCGGCTACATGCCGCGCATGGCCTTTCTGCTGGACAGGCTCTTCCGCCGCTTCGGCCTGCACGGCCAGTCCACCCTGCCGCTGATTCTGGGCGGCGTGTACCTGGGCGGCTGCGCCATCCCGGCCATCATGACCACGCGCGGCATTCCGGACGAGCGCGCGCGGCTCACCACCATACTCGTCGCGCCCATGATGAACTGCCTTGCCAAGGTGCCCCTGCACCTGATCCTCATTGGCGCCTATTTCGCGGACACCCAGGGCCTGGCCCTGTTCTTCATCTCCACGGTCACGCTGTTCATGGCCCTGCCCGTGGCCAAGGCCCTGTCGCTCACGGCGGCCAGTTCGCTCCCCCGCGCGCCCTTCCTCATGGAACTGCCGCCCTATCACCTGCCCACCGCGCGGGCGGTGGCCGCGCGCGCCCTGGAGCGCAGCCTGCTGTTCGTGAAGAAGATCATGGGCGTGGTGCTGGCCGTTTCCGTTGTGGTCTTCGCGCTCATCACCTTCCCCGGCCTGGACGAGGCAGACGCCCAACGCTCCCGCAAGGCCGGCGACGCTGCCCTGGAGCGCTTTCTTGCCGAGGCCCGCGCCTTGCCCGGCCTGGAGGGCCTGAACCAGGCGGAAACGGTGCGCCTGCTGGCCTTTGCCGCAGACTGGCGCTCCGAGCGCGCCGCGGCGGAAACCCCCGCCGCCCAGTCCGTGGTGGACAGCCGCTTTGCGGCGAAAAACCCGTTGTGGCTGGCCCTGGCGGCGGGGCAAAGCCCCTCTGCCCAGGGCCCGGCCAAGGCCCTGCGCGACCTGGCCGCCACGCGCAAGGCCCTGCGCGCGGAACTGCGCCAAAAGGTCTTCGCCGCAAGCTTCCTGGGCATGGCGGGCCGCGCGCTGGAACCGGTGACCCGCGCTGCGGGCTTTGACTGGCGCATCAACATCGCCCTGCTCTCGGCCTTCGCCGCCAAAGAGAACGCCGCCATGAGCCTGGGGGCCATCTATGGCCTGGAGGCCGGGGAGGAGGACGAGCCCTCCCCGGCGGACCTGCTGGCTGCGGAAGGCGAGGTCATGCCCGTGGCCGGAGCCCCGGCGGCGGCGGAGCGCGGCGTGGAGGCGGGAATGCTGGCCGGGTCGGGCTTCACCCCCCTGCACGCCCTGTCGCTCATGCTGTTCATGGCCCTGTATCCGCCCTGCCTGCCCGCAGCCATGACCGTACGCCTGGCCAGCGGCAGCACGCGCTGGATGCTCTTCTCCATGGCCTTCCAGACTTTGCTGGGCCTGGCCGTGGCGAGCCTGGTGTACACCGGCGCAAAGCTGCTCGGCCTTTCCGGCTGGCAGGCCATGTGGGCCTTCTACGCCCTGTGCGTAGCGGCCACCCTCGGCATGGCCCTGCTGCCGGAGGAGCGCCGCCGAAAGGCTCGCGCCACGGACAGCGTCCGCTCCGCCCCGGCGCTCCGGGCGCAGTAG
- a CDS encoding FeoA family protein, giving the protein MNMLETVVGRCAHPAEPKDDAADAQPGLEPLAAQGEGVHCVLCRLPEADRLGQRLADMGFCPGAALRVVRRAPLGDPLEIDLEGARICIRAAEAEQVLVHRLAQTGNTHPGARP; this is encoded by the coding sequence ATGAACATGCTGGAGACGGTTGTCGGGCGGTGCGCACACCCCGCCGAGCCGAAGGACGACGCGGCGGACGCGCAGCCCGGCCTGGAACCCCTGGCGGCCCAGGGGGAAGGCGTGCACTGCGTGCTGTGCCGCCTGCCCGAGGCGGACCGCCTGGGCCAGCGCCTTGCGGACATGGGTTTCTGCCCCGGCGCGGCGTTGCGCGTGGTGCGCCGCGCGCCGCTGGGCGATCCCCTTGAAATCGACCTGGAAGGCGCGCGCATCTGCATCCGCGCCGCAGAAGCGGAGCAGGTGCTGGTGCACAGGCTGGCGCAGACCGGCAACACGCATCCGGGGGCGCGCCCGTGA